One Nicotiana tomentosiformis chromosome 1, ASM39032v3, whole genome shotgun sequence genomic window, ACGGATATAAATTGGACTGGGGCCTACGTATTGGCTCGAGaagttttgaggtgagttgatatagccctttactaaagtggtttaactcacaaaaTCACGCATACAAGGTGTTTGATGAATTGCTTAAAAGAGTTTATATGTACTTAATTGGAGTGAGTGAGTACTTATTAATTTAGAATTGTTCTAGCTaaagtttagatgatttattatgatatatgtgcataaattttcagatttttgtgttattcttatatgccattttcatgttgaaaattcatgaaggaGCAAGAATCTTTAGATATACTTTTGAATATTTATTTCATTCTTATACCATGCTTTACATTTAAGGATGCCAGCATGAGTATGCATAGGATGTTTCagaaaagatttagacttgaaaagtcacaagaagaagttttagaaagaaaaaatttttgggagtatcctctattctgagaAGGGGTCATCATCCAGGCCGGGGGTCCTGACCAAGgcgttgacttcctgaaactacttgtgccaaagtagggagAACACGAGCCGAGAGTCTCGTTGCTGAGAATTTGCCTAGCCAAGCTAAGGTATAGCATATGAGCGctgagaaccatgaagcgagtggcatcttgtggattgggcctattcgatcaggttgAGATCGAACCCGTGCCGATCACACAGTGACTGAGACAGAATTAAGTCAGGATGGTTGGAACTCCCAAAGTATAAagtgatgtattttttttttaaaaaaaaagaaagaattacttttagaatattcataaactgctattatgcaattattttTGAATTGTTCTTATAAGCTTTATGTTTTACATACATTTAGAATCTTTGCTTGTAATGTATATGTTTTTAAAGTTTCGTCCCTGTCAttgagactcactgagtacaatggatggtactgatgttctcttttgggaacctacgttggtctgcggtacaacgtaggaaccggttttgcaggcgagcaggctACGAGTTAGGATTCCCTCACTTccagtgctattggtgagctccgctGTTGTTCGTGGAGTACTCCTTAGTGTCATCtttatttagctatttctttGTTCACTTAGAGAACTGGCCAGGAAATCTCATGTTCTGAGCAGTGCATCagtttatcagtagaggcttcatagatACAGTCGGTGGGTTAAGATTCAGATGTTTTTGATAATAATTTAGTAGTATTTCAGTAGTTACTACGAATAAAGTTTTGGAGttgatttattttaaatatttaaattaatcaaaagtatttggttaaagtattgtcttgttgcatataaagtttgaagttataatagatttgataagcacagatggttcgctcggtcatgTTTAGTGATCGGGTGCCGATCACGActtgttcagaaaatgggtcgtgacaaacttggtatcagagccaggtttaTGGAGTCCTAGGGGTCTATGAAGTCgtgttagtagagtcttgtttatgggtatgaaGCACGCcatacttataaacaggaggctacaagCATTTAGGAAAAGTCTCATTTTTTTCATACTTTAGATCGTGTAGTAGAGCCTACCTCTAAGAAATTATCTAATGTATTCGTTTCTCCAAAACTCGCAGAAATGGCTCGTACTCGCAACTCTGACACCGACACTCAGGATGCTGCTCAAGAAACTATTGCTACTATTGTGGCTCAAGGTAGAACTAAGAAGGCTTCAACTCAGAAAAGAAAGGGTAAATCCACAAAGGGGGTTCAGGTACCCCGGGTTGAACATGAAGAAGGGGTGGAGCATGATGATCCAGTATCTCAGGATCCAATGCCACCCCCAACAGCAGCTCCAGCTCAGACAGCTATATCTCCAGAGGTGGGTCAGATGTTTAATGCTGTCAACAGTGCTATGgagatgtttaaagccttcatggcCAACCAGAACGAGAGAAGAGATGAGATTCCACCTCAATCAAATAGACAGCACAATTCTAAGTCCTAAAGAGTGAATGAATTTTTAAAGTTGAGTCCTCCATTGTTCCATGGTTCTATAGTTAATGAAGATCCAATGTTGTGGCTGGAGGGTGTCAAGAAAGCCCTCCGAGTGATGAAGGCATTTGATGATGAAGTTGTGGAGCTGGCTGCTTACCAGCTTCGAGATGTGACTGgcgcttggtttgagatgtgggaaaaGGAAAGAGATGAAGATGATGGCCCGCCTACTTGGGAAGAATTTGAAGAGGCCTTCATGGCTAACTTTATTCCGGAAGAGGATAGGGAAGCTAAGGCTACAGAGTTCGAACAACTCAAGCAAGGGAATAAAAGTGTGCAAGAGTACTTGGAATTCATAAGGTTGGCTAAGCATGCTCCTCACATGGTTAAGACAGAAAAAGCAAAGATTCGCAGGTTTGTTGGCAGTTTGGCTTACTACATTAAGGATACGACATCAGCTGCAGCGGTAGGAATGAAAGCTTTCTCCTCTGTTGTGGGATTCGCCAAGCACTTAGAAAAAGACAGAAAACaaaggagagaagaaaa contains:
- the LOC117276214 gene encoding uncharacterized protein; this encodes MLWLEGVKKALRVMKAFDDEVVELAAYQLRDVTGAWFEMWEKERDEDDGPPTWEEFEEAFMANFIPEEDREAKATEFEQLKQGNKSVQEYLEFIRLAKHAPHMVKTEKAKIRRFVGSLAYYIKDTTSAAAVGMKAFSSVVGFAKHLEKDRKQRREEKEQNKKARTAGRFNGTSSGGGRGSSNKESLAPAQSSHQSGGGSSFRRTQGYENQSRHNQNFRTTSSHSQSHAEQHSQQQGICGTCKRQHSGQCKLGFHVCYHCIDIGHIKANCPKLRRNFSGGSTRPSSFSAITVAPP